The Musa acuminata AAA Group cultivar baxijiao chromosome BXJ1-8, Cavendish_Baxijiao_AAA, whole genome shotgun sequence genomic sequence TGTCTTTCTATTAGCACACTGGCTTAGACTTTCATCCTTTATGTGCATGGTTACTTACAGTcaattatatgtatgtatgctcTCTTTTAGGTGCATAATGAGAGAAGCAGAGACTACACTATTCAGGACACGGGTGTACCAATGATGTCCTAAGCTCCTGGTTTACCCACCACTTCTGGGTGGCAAGTTTATCCCCAGCCAACATCCACATACGTGGGCAGTGATTTTGGAGCTACAGGACAAGCAACAAATCCTCAGGGTCAAATGTTGACATGGAATTCTAGCACGTCAGGTGGAAGCTTTGTTTCAGAGCCTAACTTGTACCCAGGTCAAACCATTGCAACTGCTCCTGTTTCTCATTACCCAGTTTCAGCAAACACCTCCAGTGCTACTGCTGGGTCACTTCAAGCTTCACAGAACTCATCACCTTATGGTGTTATGTCGAATACAAGGCCTGCTTCTTCACCAACCACTCGACCTTTGTACTACAGTTCATAAGCTGCATCTTCTGACAATTCTCTAGGTCTGTTGCGTCTAGtatattactacttgaatttatattttaaaagtgtCTAATTAAGAGTAAATGGTTGTTTTGTTTTGGTATCTTAGTAGTTTATCCTGAAATAAGCTATCGAGTTTGACGTGAACCAGTGTGCTTTAAACAttcttaaatgttttatttttcatCCATTCTTTTTTTTCACCATGCAGTATTTTCGTCTTGGGCAATTAATCATATGTTATGTATTCCACATCAAGATAGTTTGACAAAATTGAGTTTCGAAGGTTTGTGGAGACATAATTTCTAGACATTTTTCCTTTCAAGTGGGttcagagttttttttttctttaaacagtTGCCTTTTATGATAGAATTTTATGATATGCTTTGCATTAGTAATGTATTCCAAAGATCAAGCAGTAAATACAAGCATAAGGCACTTCCGCCTGAACTTTTACAATATCTTCTTTACTTCTGGTTATAAAGCCTTTTGAGTGCTATTGTTTACGGATATAAAATTCAAACATATCTGGAATTCCAGACATTGTTAGATAATGACCCCTTTTCATAATCTTTATAACTTTTTCTAGTGGCATACTAATAGATCATGAAGCAATGTTATTTTTAGTTGTGTGATGAGACATGCTCAGGGAAGTGACCAATTTCTTTAGAACAATATCCAACTGATAGTATGCAATAATTTCATCTCAGTGCTGGTTGAATAAACACTGGCCAAAACATGCCTTGCAGGTATCCAGACTCTCCCATCAGTGAAGTTGCCATGAGATTTATGATACTCTGCACCGGTCTGCTCTTTCTCGGCTTCACTCAAGCTATGGAACTTTGGAACTGCAGAAGATAGCCTACTGCTAGCTCTATAATTCAATTGTACAGGCTTTTGTGGTTTGATGTGGTGACTGGATCTACCTAGAAGAACATGTTATTTCTTGGGTTCTAAATGATTGAAGCCGCACTTCCAGCTTCAGAAAGATGTTTTCCCTTCATGTTCAAAGTCTATGGATGTGTCAATTGTCGATAACATTATCGATTTAAATCTGCGATCCAGATGAGTAGTTGCTTCTCGATTTGGCCTTTGATTCTTCTTGTAAGATTTCGAATAGTCGCAATCTTTTGATGATTTTAGATTTCGAGTCTCAATCCTGCTCGAAATTTGGTTTGTTTTAATTGCTTGCGCATTGATAGATGTGACGCTGATGAcgacaagaagaaaaaggaagaataatTAATCAAAGAAGCTGCCCTCCACAACTTTGATGAACTCCTTGAAATCGATCCTCCCGTCGTCGTTCTCGTCGTACGCCGCGATCATCCGTCGGCATGCCTCCAATGCCGCCCCCTCCGGGAAGCCCAGCTTGCAGAGAACACGATGCAGGTCCAGGGGCTCTATGACCCCGTCACCGTCATCATCGAAGACGGAGAACGCCTCCGCCACTTCCTCCAAGCTCGGCTCCTCCCCCTCGAACACGCCACGCAGCTCCTCGAGCTGCTCACCGTCCGCGCCGCAAGGCATGCCCGTAATGATCTCCATCACCGTCTCCACGTCTTCTCTGGTCAACTCGAGCGCCTCGCTACCGTCGGCCGAGTCGCCGGGTCTGACACGATCGACGACCCCCGATGCGCACGGCGCTGGGTGCCGGAAGAGGAACCCCATGGATATCTTATTCTTCAGGACGACCCCCATGGAGATGGTCTTGTTGAAGAGGAGCACGATGGGCTCTGTGAGTGCGAGGGAGTGGTACGGTGCAGTTGGCAATGGTTTCTCCATGGTTTCCAGcgctgaggaggaagaagacgctgCTTCTTGGTCCAACCAATAACATGCATGGCGAATCGATGTGTATTTATGCGTGCAGGTGCGACTGTTTTCCTCTGGCACGTACGCAGCAGAGGCTGTCGACGCGGTGGCTAATCACAGAATCCAACAAAACTGGGCTGTCCTCGACAGCgaggaagagatagagagagagagacgtgtcaAAATGTTGATGCCATCAATCAAACGGACGCACACAATACTTAGACGAATCTTTGCAGGTTCGTTGAAGAGAGATCCGGATTGGATCATCAGATAGCTGAGATAGATACTGTTCGTTCATGTTCTCAAAGATCACCACTGATACTTAGCTGAGACGAGGACTTCCTCGTAATGTTTGGCGGCGTTGTCCCAGCTCAGGTCCTGTGCCATCCCTCGCGTCTGCAGGCCCTTCCAATTCTCCTTCTGGTTCCTGTAGGTGTTGAGGCAGTTCCCCAGCGCATTGATCAGCTTGTTGGCCTCCGCCCGGTCGAACGTCCACCCGAACCCGCTCTCCCTGAAGGGATCGAACGGGATCACCGTGTCGCGAAGCCCGCCGACGGCGTGCACCACCGGGACCGTGCCGTACTTCATGGCGTACAGCTGGTTCAGCCCGCAGGGCTCGAACCGCGATGGCATGAGCAGGACGTCCGCCCCTGCGGTGATCCTGTGCGCCATCTTCACCGAGAACCCCACCCACGCCCTCACCTTGTTGTGGTGCTCCCTGTCGAACTTGCGCAGCATCTCCTCCAGGTCGGCCCGCCCGGTGCCCAGCATCACCAGCTGCAAGTCCTGCCCGACGATCCAAGGCATCGCACCCGCAATGAGGTCGACGCCCTTCTGGTGATCCAGCCGGCCGATGAATCCGATGAGGGGGACGTCCTCGCGGACAGGGAGGCCGAGCTCCTTCTGCAGCGCCGCCTTGCACTGTGGTTTCCCGGCTTGCAGAGTCTCAATGGAATAGTTTCTGTAGCCATCGGATTGCAGGTGAAGATCCAGCTCAGGGTTCCAGTCCACTGTGTCGATCCCGTTGACGATGCCTTGGAACTTCCAGTTGTTCTCGTTTATGATCTCATGGAGTCCCCACCCACCTTCGGATGTTGTGAGCTCCCATGCGTAGCCACGGCTGACGGTGATCACGCGGTCAGCAGTCTTGAGGCCGGCCGCGAAGATGTTGAAGTGGTCACCTCCCATCGGCTCATACAGCTTGAAGAGGTCCATGTGTTGATCGGGCAAGTCGACATGGAAGAAGTCCTCAACTGGACCACGCCCCTGGACAAGACACACAGGTAGAATGCAGACGATAAGGATTCCGAGCTCGTAGTTTCCTAAGTTGTTTAGAATGATGCCATGAAACTTCTATATCAGGATCAGATTCAAGCATTCTTCTCGgtagaaaaagagaagagaagatgaatgattttatcttcattttgAGCGAAATGATTTTTCTTTGGTGGTGGTAACTCAGAAATCTTTGCAAGTTTGAAATGAAGCAACTTCAACAAAAATGGGGGAGAAAAGAAATTAAAAGCGGAGATGTTTTGATTGCTCAAAAAGAGTTTAAGAAGA encodes the following:
- the LOC135588186 gene encoding probable calcium-binding protein CML46; its protein translation is MEKPLPTAPYHSLALTEPIVLLFNKTISMGVVLKNKISMGFLFRHPAPCASGVVDRVRPGDSADGSEALELTREDVETVMEIITGMPCGADGEQLEELRGVFEGEEPSLEEVAEAFSVFDDDGDGVIEPLDLHRVLCKLGFPEGAALEACRRMIAAYDENDDGRIDFKEFIKVVEGSFFD